The Acinetobacter sp. GSS19 genome includes a region encoding these proteins:
- a CDS encoding DUF3108 domain-containing protein, whose product MAISLVKNMRLVLGFTTTVLLTSMTGHALAMSPFQASYQFSYNGKNLGSATRTLSKSGNQWNYVFSARAGGLASATESSRFSFNEGKIISNDFKRSSKVLLRNDTLTIDFRPEEHLITTKKNNKARSFAWKSGVLDELNAELQIREDLKASGLKSTYPIADAKAADIRHFTQEGHESIKTRYGTFNTIKVKIQHSDPQRNTIFWLAPELDYLPVKVSHKDEGSSYGLLLTGYKGPTQ is encoded by the coding sequence TGGCGATTTCACTTGTTAAAAACATGCGTCTGGTGTTGGGATTTACGACTACTGTCTTGTTAACCAGCATGACGGGCCACGCACTCGCCATGAGTCCATTCCAAGCCAGTTATCAGTTTTCTTATAATGGTAAAAACCTAGGTTCCGCCACGCGTACGCTCAGCAAAAGTGGCAATCAGTGGAATTATGTTTTTAGTGCCAGAGCTGGGGGGCTTGCCTCAGCGACTGAAAGCAGCCGTTTTAGCTTTAACGAAGGTAAAATCATTTCTAATGACTTTAAACGTAGCAGCAAAGTCTTATTGCGTAATGACACATTAACGATTGATTTTCGCCCTGAAGAACATTTAATAACCACCAAAAAAAATAATAAAGCTCGTTCTTTTGCTTGGAAATCCGGTGTTCTGGATGAATTAAATGCTGAGCTGCAAATTCGTGAGGATCTGAAAGCTTCAGGTTTAAAGTCAACCTATCCGATCGCAGATGCCAAAGCAGCAGATATACGTCATTTTACCCAAGAAGGTCATGAAAGCATAAAAACACGTTATGGAACATTTAATACCATTAAAGTTAAAATTCAGCACAGTGATCCACAACGCAATACGATCTTCTGGCTTGCACCTGAACTGGACTACTTACCAGTGAAAGTCAGCCATAAAGATGAAGGCAG